A genomic window from Bdellovibrio sp. SKB1291214 includes:
- a CDS encoding fatty acid desaturase, giving the protein MTKKRIEWSVALFLTLNPLITFILMPIYFYMHGFEWGIALFALVFAAATNLSITAGYHRLFSHKSYDAHPVAKAIFLLIGASAFQGSALKWSSDHRRHHTHIDGEKDPYNINEGFWYAHMGWMFFKDSVDQKIHAPDLQKDWMVEFQHKYYGWLAFATGFVVPTLIGAAMGSWMGGLVIAGGLRIFLTQQSTFFVNSLCHTLGKQTYSKEISARDSWFVAVLTHGEGYHNFHHKFQIDYRNGIKWYHWDPTKWVIQTLNVMGLAYKLRQISNVEILKARLQAESAELTKVGFAEEHLNVMREKIIEAQAKIKKLREDYEQFKADAVRKREELKEAYDHKLAEIKRELEVAHLEFQMGMKLWKLHLRSV; this is encoded by the coding sequence ATGACAAAGAAAAGAATTGAATGGTCGGTAGCGTTGTTCCTGACATTGAACCCGCTAATCACGTTCATCCTGATGCCGATTTACTTCTATATGCACGGCTTCGAGTGGGGTATTGCCCTTTTTGCACTAGTTTTCGCCGCTGCTACTAATTTGAGCATCACGGCTGGTTACCACCGTTTGTTTTCACATAAAAGCTACGATGCGCATCCCGTTGCTAAAGCGATCTTTCTTTTGATCGGTGCTTCTGCCTTTCAAGGGTCTGCATTGAAATGGTCTTCGGATCACCGCCGCCACCATACACATATCGATGGTGAAAAAGACCCTTACAATATCAATGAAGGCTTCTGGTACGCCCATATGGGCTGGATGTTCTTTAAGGACTCCGTAGATCAAAAAATCCATGCTCCAGATCTTCAAAAGGATTGGATGGTTGAGTTCCAACACAAATATTACGGTTGGTTGGCGTTCGCTACGGGCTTTGTTGTTCCCACTTTGATTGGCGCGGCTATGGGCTCATGGATGGGTGGTTTGGTTATCGCTGGTGGTTTGAGAATTTTCTTAACTCAGCAATCAACATTCTTCGTCAATTCTTTGTGCCATACTTTGGGCAAACAAACTTACTCGAAAGAGATTTCAGCGCGTGATTCTTGGTTTGTAGCGGTTCTAACTCACGGTGAAGGTTATCATAACTTCCACCATAAGTTTCAAATCGACTATCGTAACGGGATCAAATGGTATCACTGGGATCCAACAAAATGGGTTATTCAAACTTTGAACGTCATGGGCTTGGCATATAAACTTCGCCAAATCTCCAACGTAGAAATTTTGAAAGCTCGTTTGCAAGCAGAGTCCGCAGAGCTTACAAAAGTGGGCTTCGCTGAAGAACACCTAAATGTGATGAGAGAAAAAATCATCGAAGCTCAGGCGAAGATCAAAAAGCTTCGTGAAGACTACGAGCAATTCAAAGCGGACGCAGTACGCAAACGTGAAGAGTTGAAAGAAGCCTACGATCACAAGCTTGCAGAAATTAAGCGCGAGCTAGAAGTTGCCCACTTAGAATTCCAAATGGGCATGAAGTTGTGGAAGCTTCACCTTCGCTCTGTTTAG